From a single Chlorocebus sabaeus isolate Y175 chromosome X, mChlSab1.0.hap1, whole genome shotgun sequence genomic region:
- the LOC103232985 gene encoding melanoma-associated antigen 2, translating into MPLEQRSQHCEPEEGLEARGEALGLVGAQAPATEEQHTASSSSTLVEVTLGEVPAAESPGPTQSPQGASSFSTTINYTLWSQSDEDSSNQEEEGPRMFPDLESEFQAALSRKVTELVHFLLLKYRAREPFTMAEMLESVTRNCQYFFPVIFSKASEYLQLVFGIEVMEVGPVGHLYILVTCLGLSYDGLLGDNQIMPKTGLLIIVLAIIAIEGDCAPEEKIWEELSVLEVFDGREDSVFAHPRELLTQDLVQENYLQYRQVPGSDPACYEFLWGPRALVETSYVKVLYHMLKISEEPHISYPPLHEWALREGEE; encoded by the coding sequence ATGCCTCTTGAGCAGAGGAGTCAACACTGCGAGCCTGAAGAAGGTCTTGAGGCCCGAGGAGAGGCCCTGGGCCTGGTGGGTGCACAGGCTCCTGCTACTGAGGAGCAGCACACTGCTTCCTCCTCTTCTACTCTAGTGGAAGTCACCCTAGGGGAGGTGCCTGCTGCTGAGTCACCAGGTCCTACCCAGAGTCCTCAGGGGGCCTCCAGCTTTTCTACTACCATCAACTACACCCTTTGGAGCCAATCCGATGAGGACTCCAGCAACCAAGAAGAGGAGGGACCAAGAATGTTTCCTGACCTGGAGTCCGAGTTCCAAGCAGCACTCAGTAGGAAGGTGACTGAGTTGGTTCATTTTCTGCTCCTCAAGTATCGAGCTAGGGAGCCGTTCACAATGGCAGAAATGCTGGAGAGTGTCACGAGAAATTGCCAGTACTTCTTTCCTGTGATCTTCAGCAAAGCCTCTGAGTACTTGCAGCTGGTCTTTGGCATCGAGGTGATGGAAGTGGGCCCAGTCGGCCACTTGTACATCCTtgtcacctgcctgggcctctcctACGATGGCCTGCTGGGCGACAATCAGATCATGCCCAAGACAGGCCTCCTGATAATCGTCCTGGCCATAATCGCAATAGAGGGTGACTGTGCCCCTGAGGAGAAAATCTGGGAGGAGCTGAGTGTGTTGGAGGTGTTTGATGGGAGGGAGGACAGTGTCTTCGCACATCCCAGGGAGCTGCTTACCCAAGATTTGGTGCAGGAAAACTATTTGCAGTACCGGCAGGTGCCTGGCAGTGATCCTGCATGCTATGAGTTCCTGTGGGGTCCAAGGGCCCTCGTTGAAACCAGCTATGTGAAAGTCCTGTATCATATGCTAAAGATCAGTGAAGAACCTCACATTTCCTACCCACCCCTGCATGAATGGGCTTTGAGAGAGGGGGAAGAGTGA